From the Actinomyces sp. zg-332 genome, the window CGAACATACCAATTTGAAAGCATATCTAGATAGTCACGGATTAGGTTACAAGCGTTGGAAATATCGTATTGGTCCATGCATCTCTTTACTTCTTCTGATAACTGTTTCAAACAAGCCAAAACATATTTATCCATGACAAATAAAGAGTCAATTTCTGTCTTATCTTCCAAGTTTATAGACTTAGCTAGATAACCTTTTCCTCCATCGCAAGTTTTAGCATACAATGCAAAGAAATACCATGTATTCCACAAAGGTAATAGAACTTGACGTACAGTTTCACGAATACCTTCTTCAGTAACTATCAAGTTACCTCCACGCAAAATTGGTGATGATAACAAGAACCAACGCATAGCATCTGAACCATCACGGTCAAATACCTCATTCACATCTGGATAGTTACGTAAAGACTTAGACATCTTACGACCATCAGATCCAAGCACAATACCGTGTGAGACACAATTTCTAAAAGCAGCCCTATCAAATAGTGCGGTAGCTAGAATGTGTAGCGTGTAGAACCAGCCACGAGTTTGACCAATGTATTCGACAATAAAATCTCCAGGATAGTGGTTGTCAAACCATTCACGGTTTTCAAAAGGATAATGTACCTGTGCATACGGCATAGAACCAGATTCAAACCAACAGTCAAGCACATCTGGAATACGTCTCATCATAGATTTTCCAGTTGGATCATCTGGGTTAGGACGCACTAAAGTATCAATAAATGGTCTGTGTAAATCTTTTACTTCTACTCCGAAGTCCTTCTCCAAATCTGCAATAGAACCATATACATCTACGCGTGGATACTGTGGATCGTCGCTCTTCCAAACAGGAATTGGTGAACCCCAGTAACGGTTACGTGAAATTGACCAGTCACGAGCATTTGCTAACCATTTACCGAACTGTCCGTCTTTAATGTGATCAGGCACCCAGTTTATTGTCTGATTTAGCTCTACCATGCGATCACGGAACTTAGTTACTGCAACGAACCATGATGATACTGCACGATAAATTAGAGGTTGACGGCAACGCCAACAATGTGGGTATGAGTGCTTATATGAAGCTTGTTTTACTAACACTGCTCGTTCATTTTCTGGGCGAGAAGCAATAGGACCAGCAACTTCACGTAAATCATGCAAAATATGTCTATTAGCATCAAAAATTTGCATACCTTCATAGTCTGAAACTTCAGCAGTAAACTTACCAGCTTCATCAACAGGAACTACAGGCAAAATACCCTCAGCATTACAAGCATTCATATCGTCTTCACCAAAAGCAGGTGCTAAGTGAACTAGACCAGTACCACTATCAGTGGTAACAAAGTCACCAGCTATTATATGCCAAGCTTTTTCACCCGGTGCTTCGTTCTTGTCTCGTCCAACAAAGTAATCATAGATTGGATAGTAAGCTTTGCCTACTAGTTCGCTACCTTTGTAGGTATCAATGATTTCTACTTCTTCACCGAGTTCTTTAGTATAAGCACCTAGCAAGTCTTTAGCGATGATTACTTTTTCTCCAGCCAAAACTCCTTCTTGTGGCTGAACAGTTACGTAATCTATTTCTATTCCAACAGCAATTGCTAAGTTTGAAGGCAAAGTCCAAGGTGTTGTTGTCCATATTAGTGCGTAAGAGCCATCTTCTAACTTTAGACCAACTGTGACAGTTTGATCTTGACGATCTTGATATACATCATCGTCCATACGTAGTTCGTGGTTAGAAAGTGGTGTTTGATCGTTCCAGCAATATGGAAGTACTCTGTGTCCTTCGTATGCTAAACCTTTATCATATAAAGTTTTGAAAGCCCAAATGACTGATTCCATGTATTTTACATCAAGGGTCTTATAATCGTTTTCAAAGTCTACCCAACGAGCTTGTCTTGTAACGTATTCTTCCCATTCTTTGGTGTATTTTAAAACTGAAGATCTACATGCATCGTTGAATTTATCAATACCCATTTCTTCAATTTGGCTTTTATCTTCAATACCTAAAATACGTTCTGCCTCTAGTTCAGCTGGTAACCCATGTGTATCCCATCCGAAACGGCGTTCAACACGATGACCTAATTGTGTTTGGTAGCGACCAACTGTATCTTTTGCGTATCCTGTTAGTAAGTGACCATAGTGAGGCAAACCGTTAGCAAATGGAGGACCATCATAGAATACGAATTCATTATTACCTTTTTCACCAGCATCTCTATTTTCAACTGATTTATAAAAAATACGATTTTCTTTCCAATATTTTAAAGTTTTTTCTTCTAATTCAGGTAAAGATGGTGAAGAAACTAATTCATCTCTATGCAAAGGATAAAAGTTATTTGCTTCAGTCATTTCTGTCCATTCGTATATTCTAGGTTTTTGAATAAATACGAGGACGACTTATATGCCGCGGTACCACCCCGCTTGTGTTACGTAAACACCTCTCGTTACAGCTATTTCGGGCTTACCCGTTCGGTTCTAGTAAATATATTTCTATATCGTTCTTCCGAATGCTCCCCTGTGATACCCTTATACAAAGGCAGGATCATAGCCATTGGGAAGTAATTATATCTTAAAAGTATGATAAGTAGTATCTTTTTGAGGTTATTTTACAGATTAGCCAATATATTTTAAAAATTTTCTCTTCCGTAATAAAACAGGTACTGCTGTGCATAACCAGCATACTTACCGAATACTTTATGCACTCTTTTATGTACTTGCTTTTTAGGTAGTTCATGACCTACATATAATTTTTCAAATACTCGTTTACTCCATACATCTACTGGGTAAACCTCTCCTCTTCCATAAGCAAATAAAGCTATACAATCAGCTACCTTTTGTCCTATACCTGATAGTTTCTGTAATTCTTTTACAAGTTCATCAGTGTCTAGGCTTGCCATATTTTCTATATCAATTTGTTTATTATGTATTAGCTTTGCTGTTTGAACTATATATTTATCTCTATACCCGACATTACATTCTGCTCGCATTTTTTCAGGAAGAGCACTAGCTAGGTCTTTTGGCGTTGGAAAAGAATAATAATGCATCCCTGTTTTAGAACACATTTTTTGCCCATATTTTTCACAAATCGAAAACATTATTTTTTGTATACGGGAAATATTATTATTGGCACTTACTATAAAACTAATGATTGTTTCAAATTTTTCTTGACGTAATATTCTTATTCCACTGCCATATTCCATAGCTTTACTAAGTGCATTTCCATGTTGCTTTAGTCGTGATTTTATCTTTGAATAGTCAGTTTCTAAATCAAAGTATTTTTTCCAATAGTTTTCAAATTCATCGTTGTTGCAGTAAAAGTTAACTAAAACTATATTTTTTATATCAAGTGAATTATCTGTCATACTCTCTAAATCTCTTATACTCATATTGGTAAGATTTAAAGCAGTATTAATATTATGAGAAGTGAGTTTTTCTTGTAGTACTTCTACCATTTTGTCACCACTATAGACAATATAATTATTATCGTTTATTTTCTTAAACCTAAAAACTTGTCCACATTCAAGAGTCTGTTTTATATCAAAATCTTTAATAATTACCTTTACCGCATTTACTTCTGGTAACTGTATTTTTTCCATATCCCCTCAAGTATACGTATAAATTTTTATTAAGGTATAAAGCAAATATTCTCATTCACTTTATACAAAGCAAATCTTGTAAGTAACAATAAATACACACAAAGAAAAATTACAAAGGCGATTCTTAATCTTTAGAGTCATTTTTATGAATATTAGTTACACTAGCCACATCAATCAGACTTTCCCTATTCTTTTCATCATAGAGAATAAAAGCAGACTGTTCCTCTTTAGAATAAAATGTAGTCTTTGCTCTACGTCCACAATAAATGTATGCAACTATACCAACTATTACTACTATTAGTGCTGCCCAACCATTAAAACGTATACCTAAGAGCACATACGCTTTGTCAATCCTGATAAATTCTAGAACAAATCTAATGCAACCGTAAAAAATCATGTACAAACAGAATAGTTGTCCTGAGCGTAACTGTTTCTTTTTATCAATAAATAGTAAAACGCTAAAAGCAATAAGGTTTAAAATCTGTTCGTATAAAAATGTAGGATGAAATAACGTACCGTAAGGGTATTCAGATGGAGTATGCGCAGAATCTACTTTTAATCCCCAAGGCAAAGTTGTAGGTAATCCAAATAGCTCTTGATTAAAATAGTTACCTATGCGACCAAAAACTTGAGCTAAAGCTATATATGGAGCTATTGAATCAGCAAAAGGTCCTAAACGTACATTTCTGAAATACTTCAAAAATATATAAGCACTTAATGCACCAAAAGAAACACCACCGATAATAGCTAATCCGCCTTCCCATATACGGAAAATGGAAAAGAAATCCCCATTTGGAGGAAAATATTGGTTCCAATTAGAAATACAGTGATAAAGTCTAGCCCCTATAACGCTAATAGGAACAATCCAGATTGCAGTATCTAATACAGTACCTTTTTCCCCACCTCGTAAATAAAATCGTTTATCTCCAAAGTAAACCGCTAGAGCTATACCGAATAAAATAGCCAAAGCATAAACATGAATAGAAAACGGCCCTATTTCTATTACGGAACTCCAGCTAGGAGGACTAGGTATATAGTACATAAATACCCCAATCATATGAATATTATTTTTCTAAAGCTAGAATATCAACTACGATAGCTATTGAAGCTTTACCGTCTGTGTCTTCGCCAGTTAAATACAATAATACCCTAGAACCAACAGGCTCGTCAGCTAATAGCTGAGCAATAACTTCGTAGCTATGTTTAAAATCTATCTTTCTAGCTACCCCAGTCTCATAAGTTGTATCTACTATTTTACCAGTCTGTAAATCCTTAGCTAAATAGTGCGTAATAGGTGAAGAATTCTTAGATATTTGTTTACCTTCGCCCTTAATTAGGATATAAGCTGCAGATTTTTCAGGACTAAATTTCTGCTCACCAAAACTAGGCTTACCATTTTCAAACTTTACGTCCACTGGAAGGTCTTCCCCAGTTTTCTTATCCTTAGTAAAAGTAGTATTTTCAGGTTTAAAATTCTTAGCTTTTATATCACTATTGGTAAGTACACGTAATGGTAAAACATCTATAATAGAAACTTCACCAGCCAATCTGTCATTCTTAGTAACTGGAAGATAAGTAGCTATACGCTCACCGACACGTGTCTTTAACAAAGATTCATACACATGTGATTCAACAATTTCAGAAGTCAGTTTACCTGAAACAATTTTAGGATTATCACCTGTTAGTTTATCTCCAGTTTTACTATCAAATACAGTAATCGCTAGTAAAACTGGGTCGTTTTCTTTTAATACTTTTCCGTTCGAAGTAATAAGCTTCTCAGTGCAATTATTAGTTGCTAGTATGGGATCTTTTATCTCAATTACAGGAACTGTGCCCAAGTTTCCTGAAACAGTTATATTTTTCTTTAAATGTTGACATAAAACAGCAGTTTCACTGACAGTTTCTTGAGGAATAAAAAATTGTATGGCTATAAATACTGATATGAACAAAGCAAAAAAAGACACTAAAATTTTAGACAAAAAGCTAAATTTTTTCTTTTTCCTAGGTCTAGAATGCTTGTTATACGTCAACTTTTTACCTCACATAAATTATTATTGGTAACGATTATCATACAAAAAATTATTCAAATAAACCACTAATTTAAAGTTTAAAACAAACTTTTATGTATCTAACTTACTAGTTTTATGGTCTAAATCACGGATGACTTTTCTTATTTTTTTATCTGATATTGTTCTTTTATCTATCTGACCATTATCCCAATCTTTAACCTCATCCCATTGAGATCCTTTATTGATACTAGCGTTAGCTGGACGACGAGACAAAGTAAAATCTTCATTTTCTACAGCTAATGTTCTAGCAGTAATAATAAAACCTGTATGCCCTATCATGGAATGCTCTGGACGCACTGCCAAGCCATCTAAATGCCAAGGACGAACAAAAGTTTCAAAAGGATAAATTTTAGTAAACAATCCGCTTTCTTTCATAGCTTCATCAAGTCGTGACATTTGTGATGCTGTTGCAACATAACTAATAAAAGTACCACCTGGACGCAAAGCATAGTGTACAGCTTCTAAGTTTTCCCAAGGGTCAAGCATATCCAAAACTACCCTATCAAAACTGTGTGCAGGTACTTTTTCATACACGCTACTTGCAAAATCACCAACTATTACTTCCCAAGCTTTATGTCTTGCTCCAAACCACAAATCCACATTGGCTTCAGCAATTTTAGCGAACTCCTCACGCCTTTCAAATGAAATAAGCTTCCCGTTTTCACCTATAGCGCTTAGCAAAGATATTGATAGGCCACCTGATCCAACACCAGCTTCTAGAACTTTAGCTCCAGGGAATATATCTCCCATTTGTATAATCATTGCCGC encodes:
- a CDS encoding DNA glycosylase, producing the protein MEKIQLPEVNAVKVIIKDFDIKQTLECGQVFRFKKINDNNYIVYSGDKMVEVLQEKLTSHNINTALNLTNMSIRDLESMTDNSLDIKNIVLVNFYCNNDEFENYWKKYFDLETDYSKIKSRLKQHGNALSKAMEYGSGIRILRQEKFETIISFIVSANNNISRIQKIMFSICEKYGQKMCSKTGMHYYSFPTPKDLASALPEKMRAECNVGYRDKYIVQTAKLIHNKQIDIENMASLDTDELVKELQKLSGIGQKVADCIALFAYGRGEVYPVDVWSKRVFEKLYVGHELPKKQVHKRVHKVFGKYAGYAQQYLFYYGRENF
- the lgt gene encoding prolipoprotein diacylglyceryl transferase; translation: MYYIPSPPSWSSVIEIGPFSIHVYALAILFGIALAVYFGDKRFYLRGGEKGTVLDTAIWIVPISVIGARLYHCISNWNQYFPPNGDFFSIFRIWEGGLAIIGGVSFGALSAYIFLKYFRNVRLGPFADSIAPYIALAQVFGRIGNYFNQELFGLPTTLPWGLKVDSAHTPSEYPYGTLFHPTFLYEQILNLIAFSVLLFIDKKKQLRSGQLFCLYMIFYGCIRFVLEFIRIDKAYVLLGIRFNGWAALIVVIVGIVAYIYCGRRAKTTFYSKEEQSAFILYDEKNRESLIDVASVTNIHKNDSKD
- a CDS encoding tRNA (adenine-N1)-methyltransferase, with the protein product MSDISSKSDNTTSTDKDYANEINVPNTCQTLPLGQARRNGPFKYGERVQLTDYKGRMYTFQLIEKGHFTCSRGTIKHHQIEGREEGSVITSIEGKDFLALRPQLCDYVLSMPRGATIVYPKDAAMIIQMGDIFPGAKVLEAGVGSGGLSISLLSAIGENGKLISFERREEFAKIAEANVDLWFGARHKAWEVIVGDFASSVYEKVPAHSFDRVVLDMLDPWENLEAVHYALRPGGTFISYVATASQMSRLDEAMKESGLFTKIYPFETFVRPWHLDGLAVRPEHSMIGHTGFIITARTLAVENEDFTLSRRPANASINKGSQWDEVKDWDNGQIDKRTISDKKIRKVIRDLDHKTSKLDT
- the ileS gene encoding isoleucine--tRNA ligase translates to MTEANNFYPLHRDELVSSPSLPELEEKTLKYWKENRIFYKSVENRDAGEKGNNEFVFYDGPPFANGLPHYGHLLTGYAKDTVGRYQTQLGHRVERRFGWDTHGLPAELEAERILGIEDKSQIEEMGIDKFNDACRSSVLKYTKEWEEYVTRQARWVDFENDYKTLDVKYMESVIWAFKTLYDKGLAYEGHRVLPYCWNDQTPLSNHELRMDDDVYQDRQDQTVTVGLKLEDGSYALIWTTTPWTLPSNLAIAVGIEIDYVTVQPQEGVLAGEKVIIAKDLLGAYTKELGEEVEIIDTYKGSELVGKAYYPIYDYFVGRDKNEAPGEKAWHIIAGDFVTTDSGTGLVHLAPAFGEDDMNACNAEGILPVVPVDEAGKFTAEVSDYEGMQIFDANRHILHDLREVAGPIASRPENERAVLVKQASYKHSYPHCWRCRQPLIYRAVSSWFVAVTKFRDRMVELNQTINWVPDHIKDGQFGKWLANARDWSISRNRYWGSPIPVWKSDDPQYPRVDVYGSIADLEKDFGVEVKDLHRPFIDTLVRPNPDDPTGKSMMRRIPDVLDCWFESGSMPYAQVHYPFENREWFDNHYPGDFIVEYIGQTRGWFYTLHILATALFDRAAFRNCVSHGIVLGSDGRKMSKSLRNYPDVNEVFDRDGSDAMRWFLLSSPILRGGNLIVTEEGIRETVRQVLLPLWNTWYFFALYAKTCDGGKGYLAKSINLEDKTEIDSLFVMDKYVLACLKQLSEEVKRCMDQYDISNACNLIRDYLDMLSNWYVRTARQRFWDEDKKAFDTLYTVLENLCRIMAPLCPLLCEEVWRGLTNGQSVHLQDYPTYSEAVENDELVKAMNEVRDVVSSTHSLRKENKLRVRQPLRNLTVVSVQPQLLEPFTKLIASEVNVKGIELKLAENSGFELLEELAVLPRELDPAMRKLTAQLFKAANDKSQWEKQGDNIVFSNIEFEGSKVSLSPNQYELTRVVSAPEGKVATILNSGTFIVLDTTLDAQLEAEGYARDLIREIQDTRKAIGLEVSDRIKLKLQVPADKYEGVLDNKEMVCNETLTVECEIVSADIEKNNIEIVRVDK